A genomic segment from Paenibacillus sp. FSL K6-1096 encodes:
- a CDS encoding response regulator transcription factor, translating into MSKTILVVDDDAEIVKLISKSLRYEQFAVITASSGREALAAVEGNPIDFIVLDIVMPDMSGLDVCRTIRSSYNVPIMLLSARDQDIDKIVGLEIGADDYMTKPFSIQELASRIKAHFRKVDRLHQEWDKLSPAKDKADAPLILNDKTYEAFLYGQKLDLSAKEFQILSILMRHPNQVLSREQIYENVWGDEYGEINTVTVHIKNIRKKLGPEHNFIKTIWGIGYKYTEREQ; encoded by the coding sequence ATGTCCAAAACGATATTAGTGGTAGACGATGATGCAGAAATTGTGAAGCTCATCAGCAAGAGCTTAAGGTACGAGCAATTTGCCGTCATCACGGCCAGCTCCGGGCGGGAAGCCTTAGCGGCCGTGGAGGGTAACCCTATCGATTTCATTGTTCTTGATATCGTCATGCCTGATATGAGCGGACTGGATGTCTGCCGGACGATCCGGTCCTCGTATAATGTGCCCATCATGTTATTAAGCGCACGGGATCAGGATATTGATAAAATTGTCGGTCTGGAAATCGGCGCGGACGATTATATGACCAAGCCGTTCAGTATTCAGGAGCTGGCCTCCCGGATCAAGGCGCATTTCCGCAAAGTGGACAGGCTGCATCAGGAGTGGGATAAGCTTAGCCCTGCCAAAGACAAGGCTGATGCTCCGCTTATTTTGAATGATAAAACGTATGAAGCCTTTCTGTACGGCCAGAAGCTCGACTTATCCGCGAAGGAATTTCAGATTCTGTCGATCCTGATGCGTCATCCCAACCAGGTACTCAGCCGGGAGCAAATCTATGAGAACGTCTGGGGAGATGAATACGGAGAGATCAATACCGTAACAGTTCATATCAAGAATATCCGCAAGAAGCTGGGTCCTGAGCATAACTTCATCAAAACCATTTGGGGCATAGGCTATAAATACACAGAAAGAGAGCAATAG